A genome region from Primulina eburnea isolate SZY01 chromosome 9, ASM2296580v1, whole genome shotgun sequence includes the following:
- the LOC140841508 gene encoding casparian strip membrane protein 1-like: MFKKEKESAPAQETGEALKNDAAPKAANGRGKPILDLIMRIFAMIGTLSSAIAVGRTGQTLPHFSGFLQFSAAYTNLPTFTFFVVANAIASAYLVLSLVLSIFHILKTGAKVTRAVLIILDLVILALLISGASAATAIVYLAHNGNPQVNWFAICQEYNAFCERVSGALVGSFLAILVLMLLISLSAVSLSKI; the protein is encoded by the exons atgtttaagaaagagAAGGAAAGTGCACCAGCGCAAGAAACCGGTGAAGCGCTCAAGAATGATGCTGCTCCAAAAGCTGCAAACGGTAGAGGAAAGCCGATACTTGATTTGATCATGAGAATATTTGCTATGATTGGTACCTTGAGCAGCGCTATTGCTGTGGGACGAACTGGTCAAACTCTTCCGCATTTCTCTGGGTTCCTTCAGTTCTCGGCTGCGTACACCAATCTTCCGACATTTAC GTTTTTCGTGGTTGCAAATGCAATAGCAAGTGCGTACCTGGTTCTTTCGCTCGTGCTATCCATATTCCACATTCTGAAGACTGGTGCAAAAGTAACCAGAGCAGTGTTAATCATACTTGACTTG GTGATACTGGCTCTTTTGATTTCTGGGGCATCTGCAGCAACAGCCATAGTGTATTTGGCTCACAATGGCAATCCTCAGGTCAACTGGTTTGCTATCTGCCAAGAGTACAACGCCTTCTGTGAGCGAGTGTCTGGCGCTTTAGTGGGATCCTTCTTAGCAATTCTCGTGCTTATGCTGTTGATATCATTGTCAGCTGTTTCCCTCTCTAAAATTTGA
- the LOC140841509 gene encoding uncharacterized protein isoform X1, whose translation MVFFVSSISDDQHMGMAKYVNSSDPCLKMRQINQFYKNRKNPNSPNHVAIPACEQSRSALIDVVILIAVIGAFGVLLYPCAKILVHKTIEFGEEILEVLSEEIVGAPMVFGCLGLSMLFSASALVAITVFMDRKCGKSGCRGLRNAAEFDIQLETGEHVKKANYPAKNAIKKGLFELPRDHHRELEAELKKLAPANGRAVLVFRARCGCSVGRMEVPGPKKSGKDKK comes from the coding sequence ATGGTCTTTTTCGTCAGCTCGATTTCGGATGACCAGCATATGGGCATGGCTAAATATGTGAACTCGAGCGACCCTTGTTTGAAAATGAGGCAAATTAATCAATTTTACAAGAACAGGAAGAATCCCAACTCCCCAAATCATGTTGCGATCCCCGCCTGTGAGCAATCACGCTCTGCTCTGATTGATGTCGTAATCTTGATTGCTGTGATTGGCGCTTTTGGGGTTTTACTCTATCCCTGTGCCAAGATTTTAGTGCACAAAACCATCGAATTCGGTGAAGAAATCTTGGAAGTTCTGAGTGAGGAAATTGTCGGTGCTCCTATGGTGTTTGGATGCTTAGGCCTTAGCATGTTGTTTTCAGCGTCCGCACTTGTGGCAATCACAGTGTTTATGGATAGAAAGTGCGGAAAATCGGGATGTAGAGGGCTTCGCAACGCGGCTGAATTCGACATTCAGTTAGAGACAGGAGAGCATGTAAAGAAGGCAAACTATCCAGCCAAAAATGCAATAAAGAAGGGACTGTTTGAATTGCCTCGAGATCACCATAGGGAATTGGAGGCAGAGCTCAAGAAACTGGCGCCTGCAAACGGGAGGGCGGTTCTGGTTTTCCGAGCTAGGTGTGGTTGTTCTGTTGGCAGAATGGAAGTTCCGGGGCCAAAAAAATCTGGAAAGGATAAGAAGTAG
- the LOC140841509 gene encoding uncharacterized protein isoform X2 translates to MGMAKYVNSSDPCLKMRQINQFYKNRKNPNSPNHVAIPACEQSRSALIDVVILIAVIGAFGVLLYPCAKILVHKTIEFGEEILEVLSEEIVGAPMVFGCLGLSMLFSASALVAITVFMDRKCGKSGCRGLRNAAEFDIQLETGEHVKKANYPAKNAIKKGLFELPRDHHRELEAELKKLAPANGRAVLVFRARCGCSVGRMEVPGPKKSGKDKK, encoded by the coding sequence ATGGGCATGGCTAAATATGTGAACTCGAGCGACCCTTGTTTGAAAATGAGGCAAATTAATCAATTTTACAAGAACAGGAAGAATCCCAACTCCCCAAATCATGTTGCGATCCCCGCCTGTGAGCAATCACGCTCTGCTCTGATTGATGTCGTAATCTTGATTGCTGTGATTGGCGCTTTTGGGGTTTTACTCTATCCCTGTGCCAAGATTTTAGTGCACAAAACCATCGAATTCGGTGAAGAAATCTTGGAAGTTCTGAGTGAGGAAATTGTCGGTGCTCCTATGGTGTTTGGATGCTTAGGCCTTAGCATGTTGTTTTCAGCGTCCGCACTTGTGGCAATCACAGTGTTTATGGATAGAAAGTGCGGAAAATCGGGATGTAGAGGGCTTCGCAACGCGGCTGAATTCGACATTCAGTTAGAGACAGGAGAGCATGTAAAGAAGGCAAACTATCCAGCCAAAAATGCAATAAAGAAGGGACTGTTTGAATTGCCTCGAGATCACCATAGGGAATTGGAGGCAGAGCTCAAGAAACTGGCGCCTGCAAACGGGAGGGCGGTTCTGGTTTTCCGAGCTAGGTGTGGTTGTTCTGTTGGCAGAATGGAAGTTCCGGGGCCAAAAAAATCTGGAAAGGATAAGAAGTAG